The sequence below is a genomic window from Arthrobacter sp. Soc17.1.1.1.
CTTCGTCGGCCGGCAGGTGCACCTCGAAGTCGAAGGCGACGACTTCTACATAGACCTGCTGTTCTTCCACGTCGAGCAACTGCGCTACTTCGTCATCGAGCTCAAGACTGGTAAGTTCCTGCCCGAGTACGCTGGCAAGCTCAACTTCTATGTTGCCCTCGTTGACGACAAGCTCCGCCGCGAAGCACACAACGACACGGTCGGCATCCTGATCTGCGGCAGCAAGAACGATCACACCGTTCGATACGCCCTCGGAAGGTCGGAGTCGCCGATGGCCGTGTCGACCTACACATACGAGAGCCTGCCACCCGCGGAGCAACGCGCCTTGCCTGCTGCTGATGACCTCACTGCAGCCTTCGACCAGATCAGCTCGAACGGCAGCGAGTAGGGGTATTCGTCAACATAGGTTGACATAACAGTCGTTATCGGCGATTGCTCGAATAGGACGCGAGCGGGCTTAATTCCCTGCCACATGCAGCGGGGCGCGGGTTGCATGGGCGATTCAGTGCCCCTCGCTTTTTGCGACCGGCTGCACATGGCGGGGAGCATTACATCGGCTTGTCCATTAGAGGCCGGCCAGGGGTGAGGCTAGAGGGCGTCCAGAGGTGAGGCGGTGTCGGCGCCGGCCTCGACGGCCGCCTCCCGGGCGGCGTTGCGCCGGGCGCGCCGCCGGTCGTTGAGCAGGCACAGCCCGATGGCGACGAAGAACAGCAGCAGCAGCGGCACGGCGAGGTAGAACATGCTCAGCGCGTCCCCTCCGGGCGCGGCCATCGCGGCGAACAGGCACACCAGGAACACGGTGATCCGCCAGGCCTTGAGGATCTGCTTCCCGGACACCAGGCCCACCATGTTCAGGCCCACGAGGATCACGGGCAGCAGGAACGCGATGCCGAACGCGAGCATGAGCCGCAGGACGAAGGTGAAGTACACGGAGACGCTGATGTAGTTGGAGAAGTCCTCGGGCGTGAACTCCGTCAGGACCCGCACCGCGTTGGGCAGGATCAGCCAGGCCAGGGTGATGCCGCCGAGGAACAGGGGGAAGGCGACGGCGATGAACGCCAGCGCGATCCGGCGTTCCTTGGTCTTCAG
It includes:
- the tatC gene encoding twin-arginine translocase subunit TatC, producing MALKEHLREARNRLFKSAIAVILGTVAGFFVYEPVLRALAAPIIAINAQEGRTASLNFDSAASPFDLLIQVSVFLGLVLSSPVWLYQLWAFITPGLKTKERRIALAFIAVAFPLFLGGITLAWLILPNAVRVLTEFTPEDFSNYISVSVYFTFVLRLMLAFGIAFLLPVILVGLNMVGLVSGKQILKAWRITVFLVCLFAAMAAPGGDALSMFYLAVPLLLLFFVAIGLCLLNDRRRARRNAAREAAVEAGADTASPLDAL